From one Eucalyptus grandis isolate ANBG69807.140 chromosome 9, ASM1654582v1, whole genome shotgun sequence genomic stretch:
- the LOC104419077 gene encoding uncharacterized protein LOC104419077 — MRNKGSGFLQHILGFLASVTKAKALALKSKTNALKARLLLLSLLRNRPLVVDSISHKLRNLLGPRQPGGSRGDGDGAVVVYADGMARELARGELVEVGGAGGEEDKYPDLAQSLSELEDLEDRGGSVIDQVKNSKQEGEDFVLENEIDRVADLFIRRFYRQIMMQKQLSLKRFNEALDRSP; from the coding sequence ATGAGGAACAAGGGCTCGGGATTCCTGCAGCACATCCTCGGCTTCCTCGCCAGCGTCACCAAGGCCAAGGCCCTGGCCCTCAAGAGCAAGACCAACGCCCTCAAGgcccgcctcctcctcctctccctcctccgcaACCGGCCCCTCGTCGTGGACTCCATCTCCCACAAGCTCCGCAACCTCCTCGGCCCGCGCCAGCCCGGCGGCAGccgcggcgacggcgacggcgcggTCGTCGTCTACGCCGACGGCATGGCCCGGGAGCTGGCCCGCGGCGAGCTCGTCGAGGTCGGTGGggccggcggcgaggaggaCAAGTACCCCGATCTGGCGCAGTCGCTGTCCGAGCTGGAGGACCTCGAGGACCGCGGGGGGTCGGTGATCGATCAGGTGAAGAACTCGAAGCAGGAGGGGGAGGACTTCGTGCTGGAGAACGAGATCGACCGCGTGGCCGACCTGTTCATCCGGCGGTTCTACCGCCAGATCATGATGCAGAAGCAGCTCTCGCTGAAGCGGTTCAACGAGGCGCTCGACCGGAGCCCGTAG
- the LOC104419078 gene encoding uncharacterized protein LOC104419078, translating to MELHDSRVNSAMAKRLWNVLRVSFFMIRKGIMSKRKLIMDMNMMMKRGKLMRKTLNNLLFHHSKAMARGGSALQEYEFSCSNSPNPVFFRVPTRNKHHFFPCINPPQVIEEEEDQEDDREKEAKAVVLMPKTPEYDFSFHFGARGERVNMEDEKLSPLLLSPFAVRVSNYSSEDEDEDEEEGGNYSGRVDDEAEEFIRRFREQLGMQSRMQLLQY from the coding sequence ATGGAGTTGCATGATTCTAGAGTGAATTCTGCCATGGCCAAGAGGCTATGGAATGTGCTTAGAGTCTCTTTCTTCATGATAAGGAAGGGGATCATGTCCAAGAGGAAGTTGATCATGGACATGAACATGATGATGAAGAGAGGGAAGCTCATGAGGAAAACCCTAAACAACCTCCTCTTCCACCACTCCAAGGCCATGGCGCGCGGTGGCTCTGCCCTACAGGAATACGAGTTCTCATGCAGCAACAGCCCCAACCCTGTTTTTTTCCGCGTGCCAACACGGAACAAGCACCACTTTTTCCCATGCATCAACCCTCCCCAGGTcatagaagaagaggaagatcaagAAGACGATCGTGAAAAGGAGGCTAAAGCCGTTGTCTTGATGCCCAAGACCCCGGAGTACGACTTCAGCTTCCACTTCGGCGCCCGCGGTGAACGCGTCAACATGGAGGATGAGAAGCTGAGCCCTCTGCTGCTATCTCCATTCGCCGTGAGGGTCTCGAACTATTCAtcggaagatgaagatgaagatgaagaagaaggtggcAACTATAGCGGAAGGGTCGATGACGAGGCCGAGGAGTTCATCAGGAGGTTCCGTGAGCAACTGGGAATGCAAAGTCGGATGCAACTTCTGCAGTATTAA
- the LOC120288208 gene encoding cytokinesis protein sepA-like, translating into MESNALIVKLLHGKDVRAFNFFQKLNVYARASLVSDDPSKKLDQSQSQSQQQQQRTPTVRECDGDPEWKHEMRFDLSGIPLGDCAHVFLRADLFHEGVMFGDKHIGEVRVPLADLAEQGDGVVRFVSYQVKNPEGKPNGVLTFSYSVHGKGAAGDSAAAAAGTAPGPIIGGYPVVNPPPPHGGWVEAGAAGSENQPSSPEIKYPMIDFQSEPGEAYPVAVPYESYYPPPESYYPHPPEMLHPLPPPPPPPPPPFAHGPCHYPPGPPPFRPWRHGPHGFGGGWRGAPWERDRGLSYWNGR; encoded by the coding sequence ATGGAATCCAACGCGTTGATCGTCAAGCTCCTCCACGGCAAGGACGTGCGGGCGTTCAACTTCTTCCAGAAGCTCAACGTCTACGCCCGAGCCTCCCTCGTCAGCGACGACCCGAGCAAGAAGCTGGAccagagccagagccagagccagcagcagcagcagcgcacTCCGACGGTGAGGGAATGCGACGGCGACCCGGAGTGGAAGCACGAGATGCGGTTCGACCTGTCGGGGATCCCCCTCGGGGACTGCGCCCACGTCTTCCTGCGCGCGGATCTGTTCCACGAGGGCGTGATGTTCGGCGACAAGCACATCGGCGAGGTCCGCGTGCCGCTCGCGGACTTGGCGGAGCAAGGGGACGGGGTGGTCCGGTTCGTGAGCTACCAGGTGAAGAACCCGGAAGGGAAGCCCAACGGCGTGCTGACCTTCTCGTACAGCGTCCACGGGAAGGGCGCGGCCGGCGActccgcggcggcggcggcggggaccGCGCCGGGCCCGATCATCGGCGGGTATCCGGTCGTCAATCCTCCCCCGCCGCACGGAGGATGGGTCGAAGCCGGAGCCGCCGGCTCGGAGAATCAACCTTCGTCGCCGGAGATTAAGTACCCAATGATCGATTTCCAGAGCGAACCAGGAGAAGCCTACCCTGTAGCAGTGCCTTACGAGAGCTATTATCCGCCGCCGGAGAGCTACTATCCTCACCCGCCGGAGATGCTGCatccgctgccgccgccgccacctccgccgccgccgccctttGCGCACGGGCCGTGTCACTACCCGCCGGGGCCGCCTCCGTTCCGTCCGTGGCGGCACGGTCCCCACGGCTTCGGCGGAGGGTGGCGGGGAGCGCCGTGGGAGCGGGACCGGGGCTTGTCGTATTGGAACGGCAGGTGA
- the LOC104419079 gene encoding probable magnesium transporter NIPA8 — translation MGEWVIGAFINLFGSIAINFGTNLLKLGHNERERQSMQDTDGANGKHPLKPIIHFHTWRVGILFFFLGNCLNFISFGYAAQSLLAALGSVQFVSNIAFAYFVLNKLVTVKVLAATAFIVLGNVFLVAFGNHQSPVYTPEQLAEKYSNITFLFYCLILMLIVAFHHAVYRRGELLIAVSGQELRPYWHMLLPFSYAIVSGAVGSCSVLFAKSLSNLLRLAMSSNYQLHSWFTYSMLLLFLSTAGFWMTRLNEGLSLFDAILIVPMFQIAWTFFSICTGFVYFQEYQVFDALRTTMFILGMTSVFVGICLLAPDESRGGEVKDNPSLASVTSSGISSESDRLIVSTGDGHGKEMRSSSFMQEVTFRIMDILVRAKNACSVSLGFTDDSINASAVLVMPMVSSKITGFRSTGFDRSKVFSMKNFGWNRISLDEEGAKMLDTAVVLP, via the exons ATGGGGGAGTGGGTAATTGGAGCTTTCATCAATCTCTTCGGCAGCATTGCCATCAACTTTGGGACAAACCTTCTTAAATTAGGTCATAATGAG AGAGAAAGGCAGTCCATGCAAGATACGGATGGTGCAAATGGCAAGCATCCTTTAAAACCTATCATACACTTTCACACTTGGAGAGTTG gcatattatttttctttctgggGAATTGCCtgaatttcatttcctttggATATGCTGCCCAG TCACTCCTCGCAGCTTTGGGGTCAGTTCAGTTCGTCTCCAACATCGCTTTCGCATACTTTGTGTTGAACAAATTGGTGACGGTCAA GGTCTTGGCTGCGACAGCATTCATAGTCCTTGgaaatgtttttcttgttgcgtttggtaaccatcaGTCACCTG TATATACACCAGAGCAATTGGCTGAAAAGTACAGCAACATCACGTTCCTTTTTTACTGTCTGATATTGATGCTAATTGTTGCCTTTCATCATGCAGTCTACAG GAGAGGAGAGCTTCTTATTGCAGTTTCAGGACAGGAGCTGAGACCATACTGGCATATGCTACTTCCTTTCTCGTATGCTATAGTTTCAGGTGCCGTAGGGTCATGCTCAGTGTTATTCGCAAAATCTCT GTCGAACTTGCTTAGACTGGCAATGTCTAGCAACTATCAGTTGCACAGCTGGTTCACATACTCAATGCTTCTTCTGTTTCTCAGTACTGCTGGATTTTGG ATGACACGATTGAATGAAGGATTGTCATTGTTTGATGCAATTCTTATCGTTCCAATGTTTCAAATTGCATGGACATTCTTTTCCATTTGTACAGGATTTGTTTACTTTCAGGAATATCAG GTATTTGATGCCCTGAGGACAACCATGTTCATACTGGGAATGACGTCCGTATTTGTAGGGATTTGTTTGCTGGCACCTGATGAGTCAAGAG GTGGTGAAGTAAAAGATAATCCATCCTTAGCGTCTGTGACATCTTCAGGCATCTCAAGTGAATCAGACCG ATTGATTGTGTCAACTGGAGATGGACACGGTAAAGAGATGAGATCATCATCGTTCATGCAAGAAGTGACCTTCAGGATTATGGACATATTAGTGAGGGCGAAG AATGCTTGCTCGGTTTCACTAGGATTCACAGACGATTCAATCAACGCATCTGCTGTGCTTGTAATGCCCATGGTGTCTTCAAAGATCACGGGCTTCAGAAGCACTGGCTTCGACCGGTCAAAGGTGTTCTCCATGAAGAACTTCGGGTGGAACAGGATCTCGCTCGACGAGGAGGGTGCGAAGATGTTGGACACGGCCGTGGTGCTCCCATAG